TTTTATAAGGAATTTAGCAGATGAACGCTGAATTTCAAGATCGCATAATTGTTAAGATCAAAAGAGAACTTGGAGATGAGATCTTAAATTTTCTTTATGATGATGAAACAATAGAAATTATGCTTAATTCTGATTCGAACCTTTGGGTTGAAAAACTAGGGCAAGATATGCAATGTCATGGTAAATTTTCAGAATCAAAAGCAAAATCTATAATTGGATCAGTTGCTTCTTTTTTAGATACAACCGTAAATGTAGATAATCCAATACTTGAATGCGAACTCCCAGTTGATGGCTCACGCTTTGAAGCACTAATTCCGCCAGTTGTGGCAACTCCAACTTTTACCATACGAAAAAAAGCAATCAAAATTTTTACCTTAGATGATTATATTAAATCAGAAATTTTAACACCAAAACAAAAACAAATAATTGAAAAAGCAATTTTAGAAAGAGAAAATATTTTGATCGTTGGTGGAACAGGAAGTGGAAAAACAACTTTTGCAAATGCAATAATTGCAGGTATTGCAAGACTTACACCAGAACACAGAATTATAATCATAGAAGATACAGCAGAATTACAATGTGCTTCAAAAAACAAAGTTGTATTAAGAACTAGTGATAAAGCTGATATGCTAAGACTTTTAAAAGCAACAATGCGTTTAAGACCTGATAGGATAATTGTTGGAGAAACTAGGGGAAAAGAAGCTTTGGATCTATTAAAAGCTTGGAATACAGGTCATCCAGGTGGAATTGCAACAGTTCATGCAAATTCTGCTTATGGAGGACTTACACGACTAGAACAATTAATTAGCGAAGTATCAACTACAAATATGAGCGAACTCATCGCAGAAGCTGTAAATTTAGTTGTTTTTATCAAAAAAACAAACAACGGAAGAAAAATAAAAGAAATTATAAAAATTTCAGGTTTTAACAATGAAAATAAAAAATACATTTTTAATCAAATTTAATTTAAGGAGAAAATTATGTTGAAAAGATATTTAATGCTTTTCTTTATTTTTGGTGCTGTGTTTGCATTTGCTTCAACAACAGGTGGAGGATTACCTTGGGAAAGCCCACTTCAAACCATTAAAGCAAGTATTACAGGTCCTGTTGCTTTTATTATTTCTTTATTGGCAATAGTCGCAGCTGGTGTTGGACTTGTATTTGGTGGAGAATTTTCAGGTTTTGTTAAAACTCTTATATACGTAGTTTTGGTTGTTGCTTTAATTGTTGGTGCTGTAAATATTATGAATATGTTTGGGGCTTCTGGGGCTTTAATATGAGCGAACAACTACAAAGAGCTGATATATATTCGGCTCTAAATAAGCCAAATTTGATTTTTGGTGCCGATAGAGAGTTGATACTTGTAACAGGTGTAATCAGCTTTGCATTAATTTTTACAGGTCTTACGTTTATAACTACTATTCTTGGTTTATTTTTGCTTTTCTTTTGTGGTTTTTTTCTTAGACTTATGGCAAAAAGCGATCCACTAATGAGATTTATATTTATGAGACAATTAAAATATAAAAACTTTTATGTAGCGAGATCAACTCCATTTATAAAGGCTTAATATGTTACCACTTAAAGAATTTAGATCAAGTAATTTAGCCTTCCCCGACATATTAAATTATGCTAGTTTTATTGATGATGGAGTGCTTTTAAACAAAGATGGAAGTCTTACAGCAGGATTTTATTATAGAGCTGGGGATATTTCATCTATGACATTTACCGATAGAAATTCTTTAAGTTCAAAAATTAACACAATTCTTACAAGGCTTGGAGACGGTTGGGCTGTTCATATAGATTGTTCAAGACTTAAAGTTGAAAATTATATCGATGGAAAAACACATTTTTCAAACGAAATAGCTCAAATTTTAGAAAACGAAAGAAAGCAGTATTTTAAAAATGTAGAGCATTTCGAAAATATTTTTACAATAATTTTTACATATTTACCGCCAAATAAAAATATATCAAAAATTACAGATATGATGATAATCGATGAAGGAGTTACCAAAAATCAAAGTCAAAAAATATTAGAATATTTTAAAAATTCAATCGAAGATTTAGAAAGAAGTTTAAGTAATTTTATAAAAATTGAAAAGATGAAACAAAGAGTGGCAATTGATGAATACAATAATGAGTATATTTTAGATGATATGCTTGAATATATTAATTTTTGTATTTGTGGCAATAGACAAAGAGTTATACTTCCAAAAATTCCTATGTATCTTGATTGTCTTCTTGGTGCAAAAGAATTTATTACAGGAATGAGACCAAAAATCAACGACAAATATATTGGAATTGTTGCAATTGATGGTTTTCCAAGTGATAGCTATCCAAATATCTTAAATTTACTTACAGAACTTGGTTTTAATTATAGATTTAACACTAGATTTATATTCCTTGATAGCCAAACTGCTTTAAAATCATTAAATAAATACCGCAAAAAATGGCAGCAAAAAACAAGGGGTTGGCTAGACCAGCTTTTAGATAGACCAT
Above is a window of Campylobacter ureolyticus ACS-301-V-Sch3b DNA encoding:
- the trbB gene encoding P-type conjugative transfer ATPase TrbB, whose product is MNAEFQDRIIVKIKRELGDEILNFLYDDETIEIMLNSDSNLWVEKLGQDMQCHGKFSESKAKSIIGSVASFLDTTVNVDNPILECELPVDGSRFEALIPPVVATPTFTIRKKAIKIFTLDDYIKSEILTPKQKQIIEKAILERENILIVGGTGSGKTTFANAIIAGIARLTPEHRIIIIEDTAELQCASKNKVVLRTSDKADMLRLLKATMRLRPDRIIVGETRGKEALDLLKAWNTGHPGGIATVHANSAYGGLTRLEQLISEVSTTNMSELIAEAVNLVVFIKKTNNGRKIKEIIKISGFNNENKKYIFNQI
- a CDS encoding TrbC/VirB2 family protein translates to MKRYLMLFFIFGAVFAFASTTGGGLPWESPLQTIKASITGPVAFIISLLAIVAAGVGLVFGGEFSGFVKTLIYVVLVVALIVGAVNIMNMFGASGALI
- the trbD gene encoding conjugal transfer protein TrbD, giving the protein MSEQLQRADIYSALNKPNLIFGADRELILVTGVISFALIFTGLTFITTILGLFLLFFCGFFLRLMAKSDPLMRFIFMRQLKYKNFYVARSTPFIKA